A genomic window from Salvia hispanica cultivar TCC Black 2014 chromosome 5, UniMelb_Shisp_WGS_1.0, whole genome shotgun sequence includes:
- the LOC125190443 gene encoding truncated transcription factor CAULIFLOWER D-like isoform X2, whose amino-acid sequence MGRGKVELKRIENPTNRQVTFSKRRNGLLKKAFELSVLCDAEVALIIFSPSGKAYQFSSHEIKRTITRYKIELGIAKTDEQGITSMEVWRNEIEELSRTIEALEAREKHFAGENLSGLGMKELKQLERQLRVGVERIRSKKRRIIMEHINYLKKKHKDLQEENSNLQKKLHELQEASTSSIILASDPTRAIQFGGLNNSNVVTKNISTV is encoded by the exons atgggGAGAGGGAAAGTAGAGCTGAAGAGGATTGAGAATCCGACAAATAGGCAGGTCACATTCTcaaagaggagaaatggtcTGTTGAAGAAAGCTTTCGAACTTTCTGTGCTTTGCGATGCTGAGGTTGCTCTCATCATCTTCTCTCCTTCTGGAAAGGCTTACCAGTTTTCCAGTCATGA GATTAAAAGGACGATTACAAGGTACAAGATTGAATTAGGAATAGCTAAAACAGATGAACAAGGCATCACATCCATGGAG GTGTGGAGAAATGAAATTGAGGAATTGAGTAGAACAATTGAGGCTCTAGAAGCAAGAGAGAA aCATTTTGCTGGAGAAAATCTCTCTGGATTAGGCATGAAAGAATTGAAGCAATTAGAGCGCCAATTAAGAGTTGGGGTCGAACGTATTCGCTCTAAGAAG AGAAGAATCATAATGGAACACATAAACTATCTGAAGAAAAAG CATAAAGATCTTCAAGAAGAAAACAGCAATCTCCAAAAGAag CTTCACGAGCTTCAAGAAGCCAGCACAAGCTCAATCATTTTGGCATCAGATCCCACCAGAGCAATCCAATTTGGAG GACTGAATAATAGCAATGTCGTCACCAAGAATATCTCAACTGTTTAA
- the LOC125190443 gene encoding truncated transcription factor CAULIFLOWER D-like isoform X1, whose product MGRGKVELKRIENPTNRQVTFSKRRNGLLKKAFELSVLCDAEVALIIFSPSGKAYQFSSHEIKRTITRYKIELGIAKTDEQGITSMEVWRNEIEELSRTIEALEAREKHFAGENLSGLGMKELKQLERQLRVGVERIRSKKRRIIMEHINYLKKKHKDLQEENSNLQKKVKLHELQEASTSSIILASDPTRAIQFGGLNNSNVVTKNISTV is encoded by the exons atgggGAGAGGGAAAGTAGAGCTGAAGAGGATTGAGAATCCGACAAATAGGCAGGTCACATTCTcaaagaggagaaatggtcTGTTGAAGAAAGCTTTCGAACTTTCTGTGCTTTGCGATGCTGAGGTTGCTCTCATCATCTTCTCTCCTTCTGGAAAGGCTTACCAGTTTTCCAGTCATGA GATTAAAAGGACGATTACAAGGTACAAGATTGAATTAGGAATAGCTAAAACAGATGAACAAGGCATCACATCCATGGAG GTGTGGAGAAATGAAATTGAGGAATTGAGTAGAACAATTGAGGCTCTAGAAGCAAGAGAGAA aCATTTTGCTGGAGAAAATCTCTCTGGATTAGGCATGAAAGAATTGAAGCAATTAGAGCGCCAATTAAGAGTTGGGGTCGAACGTATTCGCTCTAAGAAG AGAAGAATCATAATGGAACACATAAACTATCTGAAGAAAAAG CATAAAGATCTTCAAGAAGAAAACAGCAATCTCCAAAAGAag GTTAAGCTTCACGAGCTTCAAGAAGCCAGCACAAGCTCAATCATTTTGGCATCAGATCCCACCAGAGCAATCCAATTTGGAG GACTGAATAATAGCAATGTCGTCACCAAGAATATCTCAACTGTTTAA